The following is a genomic window from Pueribacillus theae.
TGGACAACCCTCATCACGTTGGCTCAAGACTTTTTGGTTAATCAGCAATCAGCCTAACTTTTTGATTCGCAGAGCCCTAAGCACTGAGCAATCGGCGCAGCGAACTCTTGACAAACCGAGCCAGCCAAATGGCAAAATTTTGGTACAACAAGGGCTTGCTTTCCCTTGCCTTCTTTTTGATCCCTTCGCCCTTGTTATGCTTCTTAACGACCATTTGGATGGTGTTTGTCAAGAGCGATTGCGGATCACATATCACCACCAGACCTCAGGTAGTGCTATTTACTTTGTTTTCATAAATCTTTTGACACTACCAAATGTAATTTAATTTTCCACTATTTTGTATCTTCACTTATTTTTAGTGTATTATTACTTTTAATGACAGTAAAGTTAAATCATTAGTTTCACCTTTTTTCTACAACAAGAGAGTGAAACTATTTTTGTATATAATTGCAAAATAGCTTCACTCTCTAACCTATCGCCAGTCTTATTTATTCTTCTTTTAATAATCTTCGCAAAACTTTCCCGGAACTCGTCGCAGGCAAGCTGTCTCTAAATTCTACTTTCCGCGGATATTTATATGCAGCCATTTTCTGTTTTGCCCACTCGATGATGGCAGATTCAGTGATTTTACCTTTATATTTCGGCTTTAATACGATGAAAGCTTTTACGCTTTCACCTCTGACCGTATCAGGCACACCAACAGCTGCTACTTGTAAAATTGCCTCATGTTCCTTCATTAATGCCTCAACATCTTCAGGGAATACACTATAGCCTGACGATTTTATCATTTCCTTTATTCGGCCATTAAAATATAAATAGCCATCTTCATCAATCATCCCAATGTCACCGGTAAAGACCCATCCGTCTCGAAGTGTTTCCAACGTGGCATCCGGCCGATTGAAATATCCTTTGAAAACACCTTTATTTTTAACTGCAATTTCTCCCTGTTTTCCTGGCGGCAAATCTTTTCCTGTTTCAATGTCTACGATCCGGATTTCCGTATCATATGTAGGAATGCCACACGTTCCAAATTTAATCTTATCGATCGGCATAAATGTGTCGGCGGTATGTGTTTCACTTAGCCCGTAAGACGATTCACAAAGGATACATCCGCCGGTGAGTTTTGACCAATCATCCGCAAGCTGCTTATTCACCGGAATGCCGAAGCTTGTTGCAAAGTTAGTTTTTAATGAGGACAAATCTCTTTTTTCAACACCCGGGTGATTTAGGATAGCAACGTTCATTGTCGCGACCGTATACCACGAATTGATTTTATACTTTTCGATGGCTGTAATGGCAGCCTCAGCATCAAACCTTGTAAATAAAACCGTTTGGCAACCGCTATAAACGGGGATATTTACACCCATTAACATTCCAGCAATATGGCAAAGAGGAGAAATAGCAGTTGTTCTCGTTTCTTCATTGTAATTTTTTGTTTGTACGATTGTAGCCGTTTTAAATAAGGCATTGCCGTAAGTTAACATAGCTGCTTTCGGTCTTCCTGTTGTACCGGAGGTAAATACCATCAAACCAACATCTTCCCAAAGATCGATTTCTGCCGTTTCATCCAATGGGTTATGTTGCTTAATGATTTCAATAAAGTCAAATGTGTTTTTAATATTCCGTTTTTTTAGCTTAAGTTCATCTGGAAGCGGCATCGTTATGTCATTTTCATTTGGAAGATAATCCGCGTAATTTGTTGTCAGAACAAATTCAACGGATGGGATTTTTCCACTTACATTACGAATTCTTTCATAAAGTTCTTGGCCGGAAATAATCGCCTTTATGGAAACCTCGTTGACCAAATATTCTAATTCAGCTTCTTTATACATTGGGTTTAACGGAACAACAATGGCTCCCAGTTTCTGAATCGCATAATGCCCGATAAGATATTGGGGGCAATTTTGCATAAACAAGGCAATGCAATCGCCTTTTTTTATACCTTTCTTTTTTAAAAAATGAACGAGACGATTTGTATCATCATTTAATTGATTCCATGTGATTTCATTTCCATAAAATATATAGGCTGTATCATTAGGACGTTCCTTTGCGTTCTGATTTAAGTATTCGTGCAAAGGTTTTTCTCCGCCACGGTATACTAATGTTTGTGATAAATCTTTAGGCCAGCTTCTTTTTAGTACATCTTGCATGGACTCATCCTTTCAGCACAATAGTTGAAGAACTCCTGTTTAGGAGCTCTTCTTCTTTTGGACTACTCAAGTGTCATAATAACGTCGCCTTCGTTTACAAAATCACCTTCATTTACTTTCACTTCATTCACGGTTCCGCCCTCTTCGGCTT
Proteins encoded in this region:
- a CDS encoding AMP-binding protein, producing MQDVLKRSWPKDLSQTLVYRGGEKPLHEYLNQNAKERPNDTAYIFYGNEITWNQLNDDTNRLVHFLKKKGIKKGDCIALFMQNCPQYLIGHYAIQKLGAIVVPLNPMYKEAELEYLVNEVSIKAIISGQELYERIRNVSGKIPSVEFVLTTNYADYLPNENDITMPLPDELKLKKRNIKNTFDFIEIIKQHNPLDETAEIDLWEDVGLMVFTSGTTGRPKAAMLTYGNALFKTATIVQTKNYNEETRTTAISPLCHIAGMLMGVNIPVYSGCQTVLFTRFDAEAAITAIEKYKINSWYTVATMNVAILNHPGVEKRDLSSLKTNFATSFGIPVNKQLADDWSKLTGGCILCESSYGLSETHTADTFMPIDKIKFGTCGIPTYDTEIRIVDIETGKDLPPGKQGEIAVKNKGVFKGYFNRPDATLETLRDGWVFTGDIGMIDEDGYLYFNGRIKEMIKSSGYSVFPEDVEALMKEHEAILQVAAVGVPDTVRGESVKAFIVLKPKYKGKITESAIIEWAKQKMAAYKYPRKVEFRDSLPATSSGKVLRRLLKEE